ACCTAGCGACCGCATCTACGGCGCAAAAGAATAAAGCATTGGCGATCATCGCTGATGAGCTAGAAGCAAACGCAGCAACGATTTTAGAAGCGAATGCGAAAGACATCGAACTGGGTCGCGAAGCGGGTCTAACGGACGCACTGCTTGACCGTCTACTTCTGAATGAAGAACGCTTAACGGGCATCGCTAACGACGTTCGTAATGTCATTAGCCTAAACGACCCTGTGGGCAGCGAAATCGACAGCAAGGTACTGGAAAACGATATGTCATTGTCTCGTCGTCGTGTACCGCTTGGTGTTGTTGGTGTTATCTACGAAGCACGCCCGAACGTAACGATAGATATTGCGGCACTGTGTCTGAAAACAGGCAACGCAAGCATTTTGCGTGGTGGTAAAGAGACCTTCTTCTCGAACATGGAGCTGGTAAAAGTTATCCAGTCTGCACTAGAGAAAGCGGAACTTCCTGCAGCTTCTGTTCAGTACATCGAGAAACCTGATCGTGAACTAGTTTCTCAATTGCTTAAACTGGACGACTACGTGGATATGATCATTCCTCGTGGTGGCGCTGGCCTGCACAAGATGTGTAAAGAGAACAGTACTATTCCAGTTATCATCGGTGGTTTCGGTATCAGCCACATCTTTGTTGATGAAAGTGCAGACCTTGAAAAATCAGTCGATGTTGTCGAAAACTCTAAAGTTCAACGTCCATCAGCATGCAACTCTTTAGATACATTGTTGGTGCATGAAGCCGTTGCTGAAGCTTTCTTAGCTCAGCTGAAACAGCGTTTAGCGGGCAAGGTAACCTTGGTTGCCGATGCTAGTGCAAAATCGCTGCTAGCGGGTTTTGAAGACCAACGTGATGCGGTTGAAGGTGACTTTGACACTGAATGGCTAAGCTACACGCTAGGCGTGAAAATCGTTGCGGATGTGGCAGAAGCGATTGATCACATGCGTGTACACAACGCGAGTCACTCTGATGCAATCATGACTAATAGCCTAGAGAGCTCAGAGCGCTTTATTAACTCGGTCGGTTCTGCGGCGGTTTATGTGAATGCATCAACACGTTTCACTGATGGCGCACAGTTTGGTTTGGGCGCTGAAGTCGCAGTGTCTACTCAGAAATTGCATGCTCGCGGCCCAATGGGCTTAGAAGAGCTGACAAGCTACAAATGGGTAGGTAAAGCGAACTATTTAGTTCGCGGTTAACGCTGGTCGTTAATTTTACTCCTCAGCTCATTTTTGAAATGGCGATCGAGTAGCAATAATCAATGAATCACCACACAAAAGGGCCTTAATTGGCCCTTTTTCTTTCCTAACGTTTGGCAATTCCGTTACACTGATATTCAATTATTTGGAGGTGATATGCATTGTCCTTTTTGTTCAGAGAACGACACTAAAGTAATCGATTCAAGACTGGTAGCCGATGGCCATCAGGTTCGTCGCCGCCGTCAATGCCTTGCATGTAGTGAACGTTTTACTACGTTCGAGTCGGCAGAACTTGTGATGCCTAAAGTCATAAAGTCGAATGGAAACCGCGAACCATTTAATGAAGATAAAATGGTGGGTGGTGTACAGCGTGCCCTAGAAAAACGCCCAGTGAGTGCTGATGCGATTGAACTTGCGATCAGTACGATTAAGTCACAACTCCGTGCAACTGGTGAGCGTGAAGTACCAAGCGAGATGATTGGTAATCTTGTGATGGGCCAATTGAAAGAATTGGATAAAGTGGCGTACATTCGTTTTGCGTCTGTTTACCGCAGCTTTGAAGATATCCGAGAGTTTGGCGAAGAAATCGCTAAATTAGAGGATTAACTCCTCAATCATGTCAAACTTTACTCCCCTGGATTTTCAAATGATGTCGCGTGCTATCCATTTAGCGAAGCGCGGTATTTACACCACTGCGCCAAACCCAAATGTCGGTTGTGTGATTGTACAAACTGATGGCCAGATCGTTGGTGAAGGTTTTCACGCTAAAGCGGGTGAACCTCATGCCGAAGTGCATGCCATGCGAATGGCGGGCGACAAAGCAAAAGGTGCGACGGCTTATGTCACCCTAGAACCTTGTTCTCATTACGGTCGAACGCCGCCTTGTGCTGAAGGGTTGATTAAGGCTCAAGTAGCTAAAGTGATTTGTGCGATGCAGGACCCAAACCCAAAAGTAGCCGGTCGTGGTATCAACATGCTGCGTGATGCGGGTATTGAGGTGGAAATCGGTTTGTTAGAACAAGACGCTCTCAACTTGAACCCTGCATTTGTCAAGCGTATGCAGACAGGCATGCCATTCGTTCAGTTAAAGATGGCCGCTAGCCTCGATGGGCAAACGGCATTGGAAAATGGCCAAAGCCAGTGGATAACATCGTCAGAAGCGCGTCAGTGATGTTCAGAACTACCGAGCAAAATCAGGCGCGGTGTTATCAACTAGCCAGACGGTGATTGAAGATAACGCCTCGTTGAATGTTCGCTGGGCTGAATTACCAAGCAGCGCTCAAGCTCATTACGCTGAAGACGAGCTACGTCAGCCGATTCGCGTGATTCTTGATCGCCAAAATCAACTGCGCCCTGAGCTCAAGTTATACCAGACCCCAACATCGGTATTGAGAGTCGCTGAAGCCTCTGCCGATATTACAGTCGGAACAACGGATGCAGGTCAGCTGGACTTACACGATTTGATGCGTCAGTTACCTGCGAATCATATTGACCATATTTGGGTTGAAGCGGGTGCCACGTTAGCAAAAAGCTTGATTGAAGCGCAGCTAGTGGATGAGCTAATTCTCTATTTAGCACCTAAACTAATGGGCAGTGACGGACGAGGTTTGATGGGCGCATTAGGGCTCACTTCAATGTCTGATGTGATTGACCTAGAAATTAAAGATGTTCGACAGGTTGGTGTGGATATTCGCATCGTGGCGAAACCAATAGCGGCTAAACCAATCTCGAAATAGTCACTCCAACTACATACGTGTCGTTGACAATAAAAAGAGTTTTAAAATGTTTACAGGAATTGTAGAAGCCGTAGGTACATTGAGTGCAATCACTCCCCGCGGAGAAGACATCACCGTAACGGTTAACGTTGGCAAGCTTGATATGGCTGACGTTCAGTTAGGCGACAGTATTGCAACCAATGGTGTGTGTTTGACGGTCGTTGAATTTAACGACCACAGCTACAGTGCAGACCTTTCGCTTGAGACCCTGAAAAAAACGGGTTTTGTGGATTACCAAGCGGGCGATAAGGTAAATCTTGAGAAAGCAATGCTGCCGACCACGCGTTTCGGTGGTCATATCGTATCGGGTCACGTTGATGGCGTGGGTGAGATTGTTGAACGTAACCAAGTCGGTCGTGCGATTGAGTTCTGGGTAGAAATGCCAGCAGAAATTTCAAAATACGTGGCTCAAAAAGGCTCAGTAACGGTCGATGGTATCAGCCTGACTGTGAACGATTTACGTAAGAACGCATTCAAGCTGACTATCGTTCCTCACACTTCTTCAGAAACCACCATCGATCAATTCAATGTCGGTCGTAAAGTGAATCTAGAAGTCGATGTATTAGCGCGTTACATGGAGCGTTTACTGCAAGGTCAGCAACAAGAATCTGAGCCTGAATCTCGATTAACAATGGAATTTTTACAGCAGAATGGTTTTGCCTAACCGTTGATACAAAGTATTTAAGCGAGACTTTGTAAAGCGAAGCAATATCATCAGGTTTAAATAGTGTCGGTTCTAGGAAGCAGAACCATTTCAAAGGATATAGAACAATGCCAATTAGTACTCCTCAAGAAATTATTGAAGACATTCGCCTAGGAAAAATGGTTATCCTGATGGATGATGAAGATCGCGAAAATGAAGGCGATCTGATCATGGCAGCAGAACATGTTACGCCAGAAGCGATTAACTTCATGGCAATGTACGGCCGCGGTTTGATCTGTCTAACGCTGACTAAAGAGCGTTCAAACCGTATGGGTTTAGCACCTATGGTTCAAGACAACAATGCACAGTACACCACTAACTTTACGGTTTCGATTGAAGCGGCAGAGGGTGTAACAACCGGTATTTCAGCATCCGATCGTGCAGTGACGGTTCAAGCAGCAGTAGCGAAAGACGCAAAAGCGGCTGACTTAGTTCAACCTGGTCATATCTTCCCACTGACAGCTCAAGAAGGCGGCGTATTAACGCGTGCTGGCCACACTGAAGCGGGGTGTGATTTAGCTCGATTAGCGGGCTGTGAACCAGCTTCGGTTATCGTTGAGATCCTAAACGACGACGGCACCATGGCTCGTCGCCCTGATCTTGAAGTGTTCGCAGAAAAGCATGACATCAAGCTAGGCACTATTGCTGACTTGATCGAATACCGTAACAACACAGAAACAACGATTGAGCGTGTTGCACAATGTCATTTACCAACAGAGTTTGGTGATTTCGAGCTTGTGACTTACCGCGATACAATTGATAACCAGATCCACTACGCAATGCAAAAAGGCAGTTTAACCGAAGGTGCTCCTTTGGTCCGTGTTCACCTGCATGATACGTTTACGGATCTGCTTCACTCAGACCGCGGCACTGAGCGCAGCTGGTCGCTAGATAAAGCGATGAAGCGTATTGGCGACGAAGGCGGTGTGCTGGTTATTCTTGGCAACGAAGAGTCGTCTGATTCTTTGATCCACAAAGTGAAGACATTCGAAGCGCAAGATAAAAACGAGCAGCCAACCATGGCTAAGAAGCAGGGTACCTCGCGTCGTGTTGGTGTAGGCTCTCAGATTCTTCAAGACCTAGGCGTGCACGATATGCGTCTGCTTTCTTCGAGCACTAAGCGTTACCACGCATTGGGCGGTTTTGGTCTTAACGTTGTTGAGTACGTTTGCGAATAAATCATGTGTCAACGAGCAGACGTTTCTCCGTTTGTAGCGACATAATATACCGATGATTTCAGTGGCTCTTTTGGTGATAAGTTTTGCCAAAAGGGCAAAGTAGCCAAGTTCGACTCAAAACGTGTTCAATACACAAACTTGGCTCCTCGCTGTTCCTATATGCTTGGGATCAGCGCTGCATTATCATCTTTACATTGCCGGTGTCTGTTCTTCTAAATTACCATTAGATATTGCTCACAGTTTTGTGCTAGAATCCGGCGATTCTCACTTGATGAAAATAGTTAAAGGAAGGCTTATGAAAGTGATCGAGGGTGGCTTCCCAGCGCCAAATGCAAAAATTGCTATCGTTATTGCTCGTTTCAACAGTTTTATTAACGAAAGTTTACTTTCTGGTGCAATCGATACTTTAAAGCGTCATGGACAAGTAAGCGAAGACAACATCACTGTTGTTCGTTGCCCTGGTGCAGTTGAACTTCCACTTGTAGCGCAGCGCGTTGCAAAAACAGGCAAGTTCGATGCGATTGTATCTCTTGGTACAGTAATTCGTGGCGGTACACCTCACTTTGACTATGTTTGTAGTGAATGTAATAAAGGTTTGGCACAAGTGTCTCTGGAATACTCTCTTCCAGTAGCGTTTGGTGTTCTTACTGTTGATACGATCGATCAAGCTATTGAACGCGCAGGAACCAAGGCTGGTAATAAGGGTGCAGAAGCAGCACTTAGCGCACTTGAGATGATCAACGTTCTTTCTGAAATCGATTCCTAATGGGGGCCAGTGTGAAACCAGCCGCACGTCGTAACGCACGTCAATTTGCTCTACAAGCAATTTATTCTTGGCAAATTACTAAAGAAAATATT
This region of Vibrio sp. BS-M-Sm-2 genomic DNA includes:
- a CDS encoding glutamate-5-semialdehyde dehydrogenase, whose translation is MDLTNMGIAAKEAAFHLATASTAQKNKALAIIADELEANAATILEANAKDIELGREAGLTDALLDRLLLNEERLTGIANDVRNVISLNDPVGSEIDSKVLENDMSLSRRRVPLGVVGVIYEARPNVTIDIAALCLKTGNASILRGGKETFFSNMELVKVIQSALEKAELPAASVQYIEKPDRELVSQLLKLDDYVDMIIPRGGAGLHKMCKENSTIPVIIGGFGISHIFVDESADLEKSVDVVENSKVQRPSACNSLDTLLVHEAVAEAFLAQLKQRLAGKVTLVADASAKSLLAGFEDQRDAVEGDFDTEWLSYTLGVKIVADVAEAIDHMRVHNASHSDAIMTNSLESSERFINSVGSAAVYVNASTRFTDGAQFGLGAEVAVSTQKLHARGPMGLEELTSYKWVGKANYLVRG
- the nrdR gene encoding transcriptional regulator NrdR yields the protein MHCPFCSENDTKVIDSRLVADGHQVRRRRQCLACSERFTTFESAELVMPKVIKSNGNREPFNEDKMVGGVQRALEKRPVSADAIELAISTIKSQLRATGEREVPSEMIGNLVMGQLKELDKVAYIRFASVYRSFEDIREFGEEIAKLED
- a CDS encoding riboflavin synthase, producing MFTGIVEAVGTLSAITPRGEDITVTVNVGKLDMADVQLGDSIATNGVCLTVVEFNDHSYSADLSLETLKKTGFVDYQAGDKVNLEKAMLPTTRFGGHIVSGHVDGVGEIVERNQVGRAIEFWVEMPAEISKYVAQKGSVTVDGISLTVNDLRKNAFKLTIVPHTSSETTIDQFNVGRKVNLEVDVLARYMERLLQGQQQESEPESRLTMEFLQQNGFA
- the ribBA gene encoding bifunctional 3,4-dihydroxy-2-butanone-4-phosphate synthase/GTP cyclohydrolase II; the protein is MPISTPQEIIEDIRLGKMVILMDDEDRENEGDLIMAAEHVTPEAINFMAMYGRGLICLTLTKERSNRMGLAPMVQDNNAQYTTNFTVSIEAAEGVTTGISASDRAVTVQAAVAKDAKAADLVQPGHIFPLTAQEGGVLTRAGHTEAGCDLARLAGCEPASVIVEILNDDGTMARRPDLEVFAEKHDIKLGTIADLIEYRNNTETTIERVAQCHLPTEFGDFELVTYRDTIDNQIHYAMQKGSLTEGAPLVRVHLHDTFTDLLHSDRGTERSWSLDKAMKRIGDEGGVLVILGNEESSDSLIHKVKTFEAQDKNEQPTMAKKQGTSRRVGVGSQILQDLGVHDMRLLSSSTKRYHALGGFGLNVVEYVCE
- the ribE gene encoding 6,7-dimethyl-8-ribityllumazine synthase produces the protein MKVIEGGFPAPNAKIAIVIARFNSFINESLLSGAIDTLKRHGQVSEDNITVVRCPGAVELPLVAQRVAKTGKFDAIVSLGTVIRGGTPHFDYVCSECNKGLAQVSLEYSLPVAFGVLTVDTIDQAIERAGTKAGNKGAEAALSALEMINVLSEIDS